One window of Paenibacillus sp. FSL K6-3182 genomic DNA carries:
- a CDS encoding response regulator: MKVILIDDEPVMHLIMRKMLVKYAELQVTGTFVNTDAAAAFLSENPDVELAFVDISMPGDSGLTFAARLDEAGCKTQIVFVTSHKDYALEAYELSVLDYLVKPVTQERLERTINRALESRKIVQPLQQADTAIRGMSRVSVATLGDFFVRNESGRVKWISSKSAELFAYLLLNRGRRISRSRLVADIFAGMASVNAEKYLNTTVYQLRKSLEPIGLREAIRSENDGYALELDDAVIDYVEFERQTENLGSIDAGNVEEALIVERLYTGDLFGSKAYVWAIHETDRLSERYASFVKNAAETLLTLSNTAAASKLLLKLHARNPLEESVVELLMKKHGLDGDKKGLTAQYTDYVRLLKRELGIRPSQELLMLYDSLISGLSEVGK, from the coding sequence ATGAAAGTCATATTGATTGACGATGAGCCCGTCATGCATTTGATCATGCGGAAGATGCTCGTGAAATATGCTGAGCTTCAGGTGACGGGAACGTTTGTAAATACGGATGCTGCGGCTGCATTTCTGAGTGAAAATCCCGACGTCGAGCTGGCGTTTGTGGATATCTCCATGCCCGGTGATAGTGGACTTACATTCGCCGCAAGGCTGGACGAAGCAGGCTGTAAGACGCAAATCGTGTTTGTCACCTCGCATAAGGATTATGCGCTAGAAGCTTATGAGTTGTCCGTGCTTGATTATTTGGTGAAGCCGGTAACTCAGGAGCGGCTGGAGCGGACGATTAACCGGGCACTGGAGAGCAGAAAAATCGTTCAACCGCTGCAGCAAGCAGATACTGCGATTCGGGGTATGAGCCGTGTCAGCGTTGCCACGCTGGGCGACTTTTTTGTGCGTAATGAATCAGGACGCGTAAAGTGGATTTCCAGCAAGAGTGCTGAACTCTTCGCCTATTTGCTGCTGAATCGGGGTAGACGAATTTCGCGCTCGCGCCTTGTTGCAGATATATTCGCGGGTATGGCGAGCGTGAATGCCGAAAAATATTTAAATACAACCGTGTACCAGCTGCGTAAATCATTGGAGCCGATAGGGCTCCGGGAAGCTATTCGTTCTGAGAATGACGGTTATGCGCTGGAACTGGACGATGCAGTTATTGACTACGTTGAATTTGAGCGTCAAACAGAAAATCTGGGAAGTATCGACGCGGGCAACGTGGAAGAAGCACTTATCGTTGAAAGGCTCTATACGGGTGATTTGTTCGGCAGCAAAGCTTACGTATGGGCGATTCATGAGACAGATCGGCTGTCAGAGCGGTATGCATCTTTTGTCAAAAATGCAGCAGAGACGCTGCTCACCCTGTCGAACACGGCTGCGGCGTCGAAGCTTCTTCTGAAGCTGCATGCCCGTAATCCGCTTGAAGAATCGGTGGTCGAGCTGCTGATGAAGAAGCATGGACTGGACGGGGATAAGAAAGGGTTAACCGCACAATACACCGACTATGTGAGGCTTCTAAAGCGGGAACTGGGCATTCGTCCATCCCAAGAGCTGCTTATGCTGTATGATTCTCTTATCAGCGGACTTTCCGAAGTAGGAAAATAA
- a CDS encoding histidine kinase N-terminal 7TM domain-containing protein, translating into MDTRQWMSILLCFATAVMLFVAFLSYRKRHLQMARTMIYMMTTASFYALGYTFEIFSDSLSGVKFSLQVEYIGIPFVSAFWLLLVIQFTGLTPRYRKQLAILLFLVPTVTFLLHLTNDWHHLIYKEYVLNTIKTVPLYNTVKGPWYSVHAIYNYTILLLGILLFIPMYLRALPIVRTQIVVLILGAAAPMLFNIAYMFSKVIDFTPLGFAVSGVVYAWGIFRFRLLRLTPLAYAKMFDTIRDGVVLLDYEDQIVNHNRAAEEVFPELGSAKSFPAFIKDLLPDCPELLERIAATEFRDDRFSLQRLQSDRQRYYICSLSYIYDTGMAPIGKMLMLSDITELKENEERLREKSERLSRLNAFKDKLFTVMAHDIRDPIALLVSLTELLGDEPSDTDIANAEVFQEIRRQVRGTYYLVDNLLDWYRSQNGEVAFRPLTWNLQQVVRQAISLAGARAGMKNISISEHIDERLTVNADKEMLDLIFRNLLSNAIKYTDIGGEIAINASIDRDQVTVTVRDNGSGIDEETAQLLHHDELFFKEPGFASGEDGGEMRFGLVLTREFLRMHGGSLRFDSLPGVGTTFFFTLSGSSSRGGTMESEGTAVIADESHID; encoded by the coding sequence ATGGACACAAGACAATGGATGTCAATATTGCTATGCTTTGCGACCGCTGTGATGCTGTTCGTGGCGTTCCTCTCCTACCGGAAACGTCATTTGCAGATGGCAAGGACCATGATTTACATGATGACAACGGCGTCTTTTTACGCACTCGGCTACACCTTTGAAATTTTTAGCGACAGCTTAAGCGGAGTGAAGTTTTCTCTACAGGTCGAGTACATCGGCATCCCCTTTGTCTCTGCATTTTGGCTGCTGCTCGTTATCCAGTTCACAGGACTTACGCCCCGCTACCGGAAGCAGCTTGCGATATTGCTGTTTCTCGTTCCAACAGTGACTTTCCTACTCCATCTCACTAACGATTGGCATCATCTTATTTACAAAGAATACGTCTTGAACACGATTAAGACGGTTCCCTTGTACAATACGGTGAAGGGACCGTGGTATTCCGTACACGCGATCTACAATTATACGATTCTGCTTCTCGGCATTTTGTTGTTTATTCCCATGTATTTGCGGGCATTGCCTATCGTGCGGACACAGATTGTCGTCCTTATTTTGGGCGCGGCCGCTCCTATGCTGTTTAATATCGCCTACATGTTCAGCAAAGTTATTGATTTCACGCCGCTTGGTTTCGCTGTATCGGGCGTTGTTTATGCTTGGGGCATTTTCCGGTTTAGGCTGCTTCGTTTAACACCGCTTGCATATGCTAAAATGTTCGATACGATCCGCGACGGCGTTGTCCTGCTCGACTATGAGGATCAGATTGTGAACCACAATCGCGCGGCAGAAGAAGTGTTTCCTGAGCTTGGATCGGCAAAAAGTTTTCCTGCGTTCATCAAGGACTTGCTGCCAGACTGCCCAGAGCTGCTCGAGCGAATTGCCGCAACGGAATTCCGAGATGATCGGTTTTCGCTTCAGCGCTTGCAAAGCGATCGGCAAAGGTATTATATTTGCAGCTTATCTTATATTTATGATACAGGTATGGCCCCTATTGGAAAAATGCTGATGCTCAGCGATATTACGGAGCTGAAGGAGAACGAGGAGAGGCTGCGCGAGAAGTCTGAACGATTGTCTCGGCTGAACGCCTTCAAGGACAAGCTGTTCACCGTAATGGCTCACGATATCCGTGATCCGATCGCGCTGCTTGTCAGCTTGACCGAGCTGCTGGGCGATGAGCCGAGCGACACTGACATCGCGAATGCTGAAGTGTTTCAAGAGATTAGGAGGCAAGTGCGCGGTACCTATTATCTCGTCGATAATTTGCTCGACTGGTATCGCAGTCAAAATGGGGAAGTAGCGTTTCGACCGCTCACGTGGAATTTGCAGCAGGTCGTTCGCCAAGCCATCTCGTTAGCCGGAGCAAGGGCTGGCATGAAGAACATCAGTATCTCAGAGCACATCGACGAGAGGCTGACAGTGAATGCGGATAAAGAAATGCTCGATCTCATTTTCCGTAATTTGCTTTCAAATGCGATTAAGTACACGGACATTGGCGGGGAAATTGCGATAAATGCATCTATCGATCGGGACCAGGTGACGGTGACTGTACGCGATAATGGGAGCGGGATAGACGAGGAAACAGCACAACTGCTGCATCATGATGAACTGTTTTTCAAGGAGCCTGGATTTGCCAGTGGAGAAGATGGTGGAGAGATGAGGTTTGGTCTCGTATTAACCCGAGAATTTCTTCGCATGCATGGCGGCAGTCTTAGGTTCGATAGCTTGCCTGGCGTAGGTACAACATTCTTTTTCACATTGTCCGGCTCATCGAGTCGTGGCGGAACGATGGAAAGTGAAGGAACGGCGGTGATAGCTGATGAAAGTCATATTGATTGA
- a CDS encoding 3'-5' exonuclease — MAYMVPEVIRTSATAGERLLFRTLKDYLPSDYAVYFEPEIGGNRPGFVIIGPDLGLVVLEVKDYTRSALFEVDRDEWRLHASGGQIEAVMNPYQEARESLRQVAGELRNDDSLIEQKGKFQGQLKFPNGFGTAFTRLKQKDFIENGLYDVIAEQFVLCRDEIDPEDAGFTADALIEKIHGMFTARKRSSYILSQEEIRQIRNHLIPEARISAEFLQPANQKQQEQFVLSHHNIKGMDLHQENMAEQLGDRHRLIRGVAGSGKTLVLASRAKHLANHHPEWKILVLCSSIALSRSLRQMIDRKMEEPEDLLDWIRLAEQKEGKPRDQNVEVYNFHEWLRAVLNVRDTDVAKLIGKLEKKEAILPTYEAILIDEGQDFQPEWLKLLSYLLNPATQNLLLVEDRAQSFFKRKSSLLQDTGLDFRGRSRILSVNYRNTAQIAQFAWDFYQRHSLFQNKVQYGLSKGVEIIPPQSTRRSGPEPILERRGSFQEEMKTVIEQMRSLHDHHKIAYSEMVILYRVKDNYYSSFTDMIKRALKGQGFPVYWITENADLNQESNIAGDAINVSDIDSVKGLDFRAVFIVNAENMPFSLEEVEEREVSLFYIAMTRALDWLHISYSGDSKFTLYLDEVQQQRLKQEHAIKKMG, encoded by the coding sequence ATGGCTTATATGGTCCCAGAGGTTATCCGGACGAGTGCGACTGCTGGGGAGCGGTTATTGTTTCGTACGCTGAAGGATTATCTGCCGAGCGATTATGCGGTTTATTTTGAACCGGAAATTGGGGGGAATCGCCCTGGCTTCGTAATCATAGGCCCAGATCTGGGATTGGTCGTTCTTGAAGTGAAGGACTATACGAGGTCTGCTCTATTCGAGGTTGATCGTGACGAGTGGCGTTTGCATGCATCTGGAGGTCAGATCGAAGCTGTAATGAACCCTTATCAAGAAGCAAGGGAGAGCTTGCGGCAGGTGGCGGGCGAGCTAAGAAATGATGACAGCCTCATTGAACAGAAAGGCAAATTTCAAGGACAGCTCAAATTTCCGAATGGCTTCGGAACGGCTTTTACACGGCTGAAGCAGAAGGATTTTATAGAAAATGGTTTGTACGATGTCATTGCAGAGCAATTTGTGCTTTGCCGCGACGAGATCGACCCTGAGGATGCTGGATTTACAGCCGATGCCCTCATTGAGAAGATCCATGGCATGTTTACGGCACGCAAGCGCAGCAGCTACATTTTATCGCAAGAGGAGATCAGGCAGATTCGTAATCACCTCATACCTGAGGCGCGGATCAGCGCGGAATTTCTGCAGCCTGCAAATCAGAAGCAGCAGGAGCAGTTCGTCCTGTCGCATCACAATATTAAGGGTATGGATCTGCATCAGGAAAATATGGCAGAGCAGCTTGGGGATCGCCATCGGCTTATCCGCGGCGTGGCGGGGAGCGGGAAGACGCTTGTCCTCGCCAGCCGAGCCAAACATTTGGCCAATCATCATCCAGAATGGAAGATTCTTGTCCTCTGCAGCAGCATTGCCTTATCCCGAAGCCTTCGGCAAATGATTGACCGGAAGATGGAGGAGCCGGAGGATTTGCTTGACTGGATTAGACTAGCGGAGCAAAAGGAAGGCAAGCCTCGCGACCAAAACGTCGAGGTCTATAATTTTCATGAGTGGCTGCGAGCAGTGCTGAACGTAAGAGATACGGATGTCGCTAAGCTTATTGGCAAGCTGGAGAAGAAGGAAGCTATTTTACCTACCTATGAAGCAATCCTTATTGATGAGGGTCAAGATTTTCAGCCAGAATGGCTTAAGCTTCTAAGTTATTTGCTTAATCCCGCGACACAAAATTTGCTGCTGGTTGAGGACCGGGCACAATCGTTCTTTAAACGGAAATCGAGCTTGCTGCAGGACACGGGGCTTGATTTTCGCGGACGTTCGCGCATTCTCTCCGTTAATTATCGCAACACGGCTCAAATCGCGCAGTTTGCTTGGGATTTCTATCAACGGCATTCTCTGTTTCAGAACAAGGTTCAGTACGGATTGTCGAAAGGGGTAGAAATTATACCTCCTCAGAGTACACGGAGAAGCGGACCTGAGCCAATATTGGAGCGTCGCGGGAGCTTTCAGGAAGAGATGAAGACTGTCATTGAACAAATGCGATCCTTGCATGACCATCATAAGATTGCTTATTCAGAGATGGTCATCTTATACCGAGTAAAGGACAATTACTACTCCTCCTTCACGGATATGATCAAGAGGGCGCTTAAGGGACAAGGCTTTCCCGTTTATTGGATCACAGAAAATGCCGATTTGAACCAGGAATCAAATATAGCCGGCGATGCGATTAATGTATCAGACATTGACAGTGTGAAGGGGCTTGATTTCCGAGCGGTCTTCATCGTAAATGCCGAGAACATGCCTTTCTCATTGGAAGAAGTGGAGGAGCGGGAAGTATCGCTGTTTTATATTGCCATGACACGCGCATTGGACTGGCTGCACATCTCCTACAGCGGTGATTCCAAGTTTACGCTTTATTTGGACGAAGTGCAGCAGCAGCGGCTGAAGCAGGAGCATGCTATAAAGAAGATGGGATGA